The sequence below is a genomic window from Ctenopharyngodon idella isolate HZGC_01 chromosome 11, HZGC01, whole genome shotgun sequence.
tgcaatacaacatgagCACAATAAGCACATTGTaccaaacaattattttatttatttatttttgaaagtaagtacatagtagttaaagatgCCTAATTCAAAGTGCAGCCAACTTTTTTCTACTGAAGAATAAAcagcaatatatttatttagacaaataaAATTGTCAACATGCAAATCTCTCATACAAAAAGATACTTAATGAATTTACAAatccaattttttaaaaataaaaaagtaatatagaATAAAAATGATACACAGCATCATGAGAAAAATAAAGCAGATATATCTGAAtatagatacatttttaaataaacatatgtGCACATACCTACACATTCACAGCATCTTATTAACTACAGCTCTATAAACTCAAATCACAGTACAATCTCCTGTCACAGAGAGGTATGTTCTATACtgactcttaaaaaaataagactttcaaataaaaaaaataaaaaaatctgtactAGCCTGAACCTTATGACCAACTATAGACATTTTTGTATTGCTGTATTTCTAATTTCATTGAATCCTTATGATAATTCACTTGATGTCGGCCTTTTCCTAAATTAAGATTTTCTTTAGACTGTCTCTGTGTCTTTTAAATGGTTCTCCTGAAAAACACAATCAACACACAATTAAGATTTCATTAGTGTCTGTTTCAGTACACAGAAGAACAAGATGAAGAGCAGATTGGTTGTTTACCTTTAGAGCTTTTATCAGATTCACCAGATTTCCTGATTCTGATGAAGAAACAGACTGCCATGATCACAGCCAGCATGAAGACAGCAACTGAGCACCCATACCTGAGGATTgatacaatattttaaattaaacttaCAATAAGTTCAGTTTTCACAAAGCAAATAGGTTAAAAAAGAAGATAAACTCACAAGGTCATCTGTGACAGTTGTCCTGGGGGAAAAGGGGAGAAAACAATTAGCATATACTGTATGCATATATATTCATGCATGGGTTTATTGAGGGGTATCTGaaggtacgtttacacgacaacagctaaaaacagaaatgtttttcctttatgtttttttaaagtttaacatACTGATGACAACAATGCTAAAATGATCCCCATTCAAACGGATCCACAAGAACaacaaaatgctgtattttgcTGCCAGGTCAGTAGTTGGAGATGTCACATTGCAAAGAAACACTATGCATCTATAGAGTGAACACGTACACATGCACATGATGTAACtcttttcacaaattcacatttttgtttttttgcatttgcaGTCCCCCAAATTGCCATTGTTGtataaatgaatggccaaaacataaaaagttttccatttttagttgaaaacggtgttgtgtaaatggcccctgaGTGTACTGCCAATTAGCATGCTATATGCAATTGTTCAGGAATATGTAAAATTTGACAAATAGTTAAGACAATTCATTTGCAGTGATAGCAAAATGAAATCCAATTCATTACATTTTGGAGTAGTGACAAACCTATTTCAGCCAGATTTAGGCTTGTTAGGCAATTTTTATCTCTGCCATGATTAAAATGATGCATATCAGGGTTTACAATTTTGGTCATATTGGCAAAATTTTAATCAAGAAGTTGATTAAAAGTCATGCAATATTACTTTTCTCTTTAGTTCTCTAAACCACAGGCAACTGTGGCAAGGAACTGAAAAACCCCATCTGATGATGGATTGTATGAAATATAACTCACCGTCAATCTGTTGTTGATGTGTAGGAACAGGAGGGCCTGCAATAGGAAAGAAGAGAAacgaaagaaaaagaaaaataggaaaaataaactaaataccaaaaataaaatgcaaatgcaaGCAGCAGGTAAAAGGAAAAGTATAtgaaaagggggaaaaaaaacaatgtcagaTACAAAGGCAGGAATATTTGCAATCTGAGAAAAATTGCACAAACCATGgtgaatgaaataataatggCTAATTGAAATGATACAATATTTAGGCAGCAGTTAGAACAAACTAGCATACATACAGTATGGGTTTACTGTACAAATTATATCAATACTTTTGAGTTTCCCCGAGAAACATGTAAAAGTTTTGCATCCCCCAAGAAATTTTGTGAGTGGGCATAAAACTAGTGATGGAAATGTTATGATTCAATGGgagaaaaatcaatatttcagtGCTTTTGCAAGCGAATGCAAGTTTTTAAGGGAACGCAATACAATGAATGCAaatgtttacaaagcaaacacAAAGCACTGAAACAGAATTTTTCCTCCCTGCAGAGGAAAATCCCTTTATCTGCATACCATTTTGtactaaagaaacattttaagaGATGACAAAAACATAATGAAGCTGCAATAATATAtagaaatgaaagaaattaagTATTATTCTCACCCATTTCACACTGTGTGTCTGAGAACAGCGTGCAGTTGGAAACAGTTATCTGTCCAAATTCTATAGATTgagaaaaataattgtattcTCGGAGCAGTACAGAAATGAACAGTTCAGTCTCTTATGGAAAGGCATCTGTCATGTAAACAGTGATGAAACAATTTGTTGCTTACCTTCACATCTGCGGCATTTACCACAACTCACACCAAAGTGGACTCCGGCTGCTTCGGAGCAGTTCTTGGTAACATACATACCTGTAGATTTGCATTGTATGATTATTTAGTGATTAACAATGGTGATCTCAATATATtcagatttattattatttagtcaGTGGAGCTCACCTTCTGGGCATTTGTAGCAGCACAGCGAATCTGGAAGTTTGAAATGGTTTTCTGGGCATGTTTCGATACATAGAGTACTAAGCGCCCCCACAAATATTGCCTAgagtcatgaaaataatgtttcaaTATATAACTCTCAAATTACATATCTCTGAATCAGGGATTAGAAACAGTTCAACACAAGAAAATGGAAACCAAAAACCATTTTTGCAGAATATAGAAAACAGTAACAAAATCCCTTTCAGTCAGTCCAGAGTGAACATGCTTTGTAAT
It includes:
- the LOC127522648 gene encoding uncharacterized protein LOC127522648 isoform X1 translates to MNQTDSKRVLAIFVGALSTLCIETCPENHFKLPDSLCCYKCPEGMYVTKNCSEAAGVHFGVSCGKCRRCEEFGQITVSNCTLFSDTQCEMGPPVPTHQQQIDGQLSQMTLYGCSVAVFMLAVIMAVCFFIRIRKSGESDKSSKGEPFKRHRDSLKKILI